A region of Oncorhynchus masou masou isolate Uvic2021 chromosome 29, UVic_Omas_1.1, whole genome shotgun sequence DNA encodes the following proteins:
- the LOC135520802 gene encoding H-2 class II histocompatibility antigen, E-S beta chain-like isoform X1 — MSVLNLSSIHLLLLFSSLSGVDGYFGHFEMRCRFSSEEPRDIEFLLQVYGNKKLLGQYNSTTEKCTVYTQWMKNFTETACKGPAFLAARRDEMKKYCSSNVPVVYGYLLDKAVEPYIRLRSVEPFSTRHLAMLVCSAYDFYPKPIRVTWLRDGQEVTSNVTSTEELVNGDWTYQIHSHLEYTPTPGERITCMVEHFSLTEPKLYDWDPSMPGPEKNKMVIGTCGLLLGVVFIAAGLIFYRKKSTEGRVLVPTMALPESYGTI, encoded by the exons ATGTCTGTGCTGAATCTCTCGTCCATCCACCTAttgcttctcttctcctctctgtctggagTAG ATGGCTATTTTGGACACTTTGAGATGAGGTGTCGGTTCAGCTCCGAGGAGCCCCGTGATATTGAGTTTCTGCTGCAGGTCTACGGCAACAAGAAGTTACTGGGACAATACAACAGCACAACAGAGAAATGTACGGTCTACACACAATGGATGAAGAACTTCACTGAAACGGCCTGCAAAGGCCCTGCTTTTCTGGCCGCGAGGAGAGACGAAATGAAGAAATACTGCAGCAGCAACGTTCCTGTGGTGTATGGGTACTTACTAGATAAGGCAG TTGAGCCCTACATCAGGCTGAGGTCAGTGGAGCCGTTCAGTACCAGACACCTGGCCATGCTCGTGTGCAGCGCCTACGACTTCTACCCCAAACCCATCAGAGTGACGTGGCTGAGGGACGGACAGGAAGTGACCTCAAATGTGACTTCCACAGAGGAGCTGGTCAATGGGGATTGGACCTACCAGATCCACTCGCACCTGGAGTACACACCCACACCTGGAGAGAGAATCACCTGTATGGTGGAGCACTTCAGCCTCACTGAGCCCAAACTGTATGACTGGG ACCCCTCCATGCCTGGTCCTGAGAAGAATAAGATGGTGATTGGGACCTGTGGGCTGCTGCTGGGGGTGGTCTTTATAGCAGCTGGACTGATCTTCTACAGGAAGAAATCTACTG AAGGACGAGTGTTGGTGCCGACCATGGCGCTGCCAGAAAGTTATGGCACCATCTAG
- the LOC135520802 gene encoding H-2 class II histocompatibility antigen, E-S beta chain-like isoform X2, with product MCFWMEAVEIDGYFGHFEMRCRFSSEEPRDIEFLLQVYGNKKLLGQYNSTTEKCTVYTQWMKNFTETACKGPAFLAARRDEMKKYCSSNVPVVYGYLLDKAVEPYIRLRSVEPFSTRHLAMLVCSAYDFYPKPIRVTWLRDGQEVTSNVTSTEELVNGDWTYQIHSHLEYTPTPGERITCMVEHFSLTEPKLYDWDPSMPGPEKNKMVIGTCGLLLGVVFIAAGLIFYRKKSTEGRVLVPTMALPESYGTI from the exons ATGTGTTTTTGGATGGAAGCTGTAGAGATCG ATGGCTATTTTGGACACTTTGAGATGAGGTGTCGGTTCAGCTCCGAGGAGCCCCGTGATATTGAGTTTCTGCTGCAGGTCTACGGCAACAAGAAGTTACTGGGACAATACAACAGCACAACAGAGAAATGTACGGTCTACACACAATGGATGAAGAACTTCACTGAAACGGCCTGCAAAGGCCCTGCTTTTCTGGCCGCGAGGAGAGACGAAATGAAGAAATACTGCAGCAGCAACGTTCCTGTGGTGTATGGGTACTTACTAGATAAGGCAG TTGAGCCCTACATCAGGCTGAGGTCAGTGGAGCCGTTCAGTACCAGACACCTGGCCATGCTCGTGTGCAGCGCCTACGACTTCTACCCCAAACCCATCAGAGTGACGTGGCTGAGGGACGGACAGGAAGTGACCTCAAATGTGACTTCCACAGAGGAGCTGGTCAATGGGGATTGGACCTACCAGATCCACTCGCACCTGGAGTACACACCCACACCTGGAGAGAGAATCACCTGTATGGTGGAGCACTTCAGCCTCACTGAGCCCAAACTGTATGACTGGG ACCCCTCCATGCCTGGTCCTGAGAAGAATAAGATGGTGATTGGGACCTGTGGGCTGCTGCTGGGGGTGGTCTTTATAGCAGCTGGACTGATCTTCTACAGGAAGAAATCTACTG AAGGACGAGTGTTGGTGCCGACCATGGCGCTGCCAGAAAGTTATGGCACCATCTAG